One Terriglobales bacterium genomic window carries:
- a CDS encoding NADH-quinone oxidoreductase subunit I codes for MNVKRLARKIFLVDLLQGLALTFRYQHPKEVYTEQYPLERPQVAERYRGAPRLNVNPETDETLCIACDLCALACPEHLIVVTSERNEKTRRKELTNFTYDLSRCMFCGLCEDACPTDALELTQDFELANYTREGAIWDRQALEQGPQPTVYRK; via the coding sequence ATGAATGTGAAGCGGCTGGCGCGCAAGATTTTCCTGGTAGACCTGCTGCAGGGTCTGGCGCTGACGTTCCGCTACCAGCATCCGAAAGAGGTCTACACCGAGCAGTATCCGCTGGAGCGCCCGCAGGTGGCGGAACGCTATCGCGGGGCGCCGCGGCTGAACGTGAACCCGGAGACGGACGAGACGCTGTGCATCGCCTGCGACCTGTGCGCGCTGGCGTGCCCCGAGCATCTGATCGTGGTGACCAGCGAGCGCAACGAGAAGACGCGGCGCAAGGAGCTCACGAACTTCACCTACGACCTGAGCCGCTGCATGTTCTGCGGGCTGTGTGAAGACGCCTGCCCGACCGACGCGCTGGAACTGACGCAGGATTTCGAACTGGCCAACTACACCCGCGAAGGCGCCATCTGGGACCGGCAGGCGCTGGAGCAGGGCCCCCAACCGACGGTGTACAGGAAGTGA